actagaaaacacaactaaggtactccttaatttcggcacaattgttcaagatataccactcagccttttgctttaactgcggattgaggagcatatttgatttcttaccaaatggacgaccaacagccttataaatagaatattcccgatttggttgggattcaacgcgatcgtcattcctctcaggtcgattgaatcgagtctcaaccccccgcaggtacattgagcaaaaggttaaagcctcgttcaccacgtaagcttctgcgattgaaccttcaggacgtgcacgatttcttacatattgtttataaactcccatcgaacgttcaatgggatacatccacctaaagtgcacgggaccgccaagaattgcctctttcggaaggtgcaaaaccaaatgcaccataatatcgaaaaatgctggaggaaatatcatttccaacttgcataaaatggtgataatgtctgtctccatcttctcaaggtctttcacattcaaagtccgtgcacaaagttttttgaaaaaaccgcacaactcaataattggcttccgaacttccggaaccaaaaacgacctaagtgcggcgggcaacaactgctgaaacaacacgtggcaatcatgtgatttcaacccagttatcttgccatcattgacattgacattcttcgaaaggtttgcagcaaaaccgtccgggaattcaactgacttcacaaattcacagaaaactcgacgctccgggacactgagggtgtaactggcgtgcggtttcttccacttgtttccctctttgcggaggtggagtttttccctaattttcatgtctgctagatcaagtcttgccttgtcagtgtctttagattttccctctaagttcaacaaagttcccaagacactgtcgcaaacattcttctcaatgtgcattacgtccaaattatgcctcaacaataactccttccaataatcaagctcgaaaaatatgctcttcttcgaccaattaagttcaatcggagcccttttgcgtttcacaccaccaaattctttgtgtttcccaggatgtctaatcagcaaattctctaattgcttcaaaacatcatcaccggagtaatgtttcggtggtggcctgagttccgtgttaccgtcgaatagtgctcgtttgctcctccattcatgatccatatcaagaaatctcctatggccaatgtatgcaattttacttctaatccctacagagggagtttcttcattgcatgtgggacacgccttgtacccttttgtgctccacccagacatcatagcataagctgggtagtcgttaatggtccacaagactgctgcacgcatattgaacaatgtactattgtatgcatctcttgtctcgacaccattcatccataactccttcaactcgtcaaccaaaggtctcatatagacatcgatatcttttccaggtgaagaaggacctggaataagaatagacaacattaatgactgtggtttcatgcacttccacggcggcaagttgtatgggacaagtattacaggccacatgctgtaagagttgctcatgttcccaaaaggattgaaaccatttgtagccaacccaagcctaacatttcgaggttcggctgcgaaagatgggtacaactcatcaaggtgcttccacgccttactgtcagcggggtgcctcatcacaccatcttcccttggccttttagaatagtgccatctcatatcctctgcagtatatctggaactgtacagccttttcaatctcggcgtcaacggaaagtaccgcatgaccttatgggccactttcttcccgttcccacgattatcttgccagcgacactcaccacaaaccggacagaattccaaattcgcattctccttccaaaacagtgcacagtcatgcttgcaagcatcgatggactcatatcccaatccaatactccgcaactttgccttcgcctcatagttagacttaggtaaaattgttccgttaggcatagcgtcgactaacaattccagcaaaccatcaaagtaatgattgctgcacttgttaattactttgagatgcatcagcttcaccaagaagttcaacgcggaatactttcggcaacccgggtacagttcacttgacatctccttaaataaattgtcatacttgtcgcgatgttgaggatcatcttggggaggatcattatagtttccatggggaacgtcatcttcagcgtaaacatcctccaggatatccgctatctcatctctatcatgatctcgtaccacagctggtggcgacggcagcgcctctccatggtaatgccacactttgtaggactgtacgatgccattgttgaataaatgcatcgaaattgcatttataggctggaacttaacattcccacatttcttgcacggacagcgaaccaaaccccgatcgttcaactgatttttggcgatatcgaagaactccttaacaccatttctatactccagagaccaacgattcctcgcactcatccagcttctgtcgcttgccatctttaagcgaaataattaagaaaatattaataattgtcttaaaataagggaaatgatagtcaaagtatttcatgactgtttgtctccctaattatcactaactgataataatatcctatctctggcaaaaataattatttatagagatatttccggctaaattactcaaacttacaacttactaacacttaaatgacacgtgacaccacatgattggtacacattattattattattattttaaataatttttcataaaaaaaaacattttatattttttatttttttttaaaaaatctaatttattgttttccaatttaaaggtaacaaaaaataattttttttttcattttttacaaaaaaaaaatcaaatttgctgcttttaatcaattatttaggattaagtaaaaaaaatatttaatcttaaattattgcttagattttaaacaaaattacttaatctttaattgaaaacaagtagacaaaatgataaataggaagattttaataataataaattaaaaattttgaggatattaacaatataaaattaaattttaaaaaaaatgtatttttcatacttaatcttaagttgaaaaaaattttgaatttttttttaaaaaatgtaaattttatttttttgttaaattaaaaaatattttaagaataataacaaattttatcaatcatgtactgccacgtgtccgttgactagtctactttaacatttacttatttattacttttaatttaaaattaatttaattatacattaatctccattttgtaattttttattaaattctttaatttgtattggattatttacttaatcaataataattttattatatttatattttattaaatcatttatatttttaactttttcaattacaaaacatctaatattaatgttaaaattaattattaattattaattattatgattggtaattttattttatttaaattatagttaaaaattatttttttgatgaatttttaattatacttaaatatttatttaattaattattaaacttttattaattttactaactccaacaaaaattgggcagcataacgactatatttcaaactatcccaaaaatttaaaaacctacaaattaaacacatatataaccagaatagtcccagagcaatatacagaacattctcataacatgcacaacataaaccaagattaataacatatatcaaatctttctatatcagtaacatcaaaacaatttatttagtaaatatttataaacaaataatatttaatataaaaaatataatatatatatttttttaatatacataatctaatctattttttaatatacatattaagcattaaaattaaaaaaatatacattctcaaatcaaattttttttaataaatactaaaattatattttctttttcattattaatatcatttttttaaaactacacatttatttattttataaacagaaaaatataattataataacaaatatcacacacatacatttatattaatcaatttctacaaaaatttaacattaaataaacatatatacacacccatttacagaaatacataaacatatatccatatacaaacatatatacagatatataaaaaaaaaaaaacaaatttaagtatatatatatattcagatataactaatatatatatatatattcggatataactaatatatataaatatatacatatatataaactaatatatataaatatatacatatatatattcggatataactaatatatataaatatatacatatatataaatatatacatatatatattcggatataactaatatatataaatatatacatatatatataatcatatataaatatatatatataaaccgaaatatatataaacatatataaatatatatataaactaaccttTGCATTTGTTTCACCGAGAGAGTTACAACACACCTGTTCATAgggagagaataacaaaaaaaaaatacaattacaaaacataatattgagaaaaaaatccaaaaatgttaaaaaatttctcattttactaaccttgagagatGCTTCAATATATAACTTGAGCCACGGCGTGCGATTATGGGACACCGGTGGTCGGAGACTatcacagaggagagagagagagctttgctTTCACAAACACAGAacagaaatggggaagaaggaggcTGCGGCTGAGATATATCGttaagacttttgccggcgcgtttcgttgcgccggcaaaagtcaaaaactgcgccggcaaaagtgtttAAGTAAACCCTAAAGTAAAACGATGTCGTTTTAATTATctcgacttttgccggcgcgtttgttcacttttgccggcgcaacgaaacgcgccggcaaaagtaagcCCACCTACTTTTTATTTCAAACgtgtaaaaatttaaaaacacgttgacttttgccggcgcgttaggtgaaatgcgccggcaaaagtttgtacccttattttgaaaaatctggcattacttttgccggcgcaaccccgacttgcgccggcaaaagtcatcttTTCCGGCGTTAATTGCGCCGGCATAGGAtttgatttttgccggcgcaattcatgaattgcgccggtgaaagtgatttttgccggcgcaattacgAATTACGCCGGCAAAGAACTGGTTTCTTGTAGTGATTATTGGATATTTAAAATCCTTCCACGAAATTTTGACCACTCTAGGGAGTTTATATAGTCGCAATATCTCTGCCATAGTGCTTGTTTGCTATCTGGTTTTGGGATGACTCAAATGCAGATGTTGTTTTCAAGAAATTATAGGGAATACCCTTTTCTCTTATATTGAAAAGAGAAGACATTTTCTTCAAGGATGTTTTACTTTAGGGTTATGAAATTTTAGAAAATGATAATTGTAGCATGGGCAATATTTGAGAGAAATAAGAGAACTTATGGACAACCAAGGCACGGACACAAGTGATTTAGTGGGTATCTCATTATTGTGAAAAAAGTGCACAAACATCAGCCCAGCAATCCCTCCCAAACCAAAGATGTGCTAATCAAAAGAAGAGAAGAGTCACGTACAGGGCCGACCCTGAACTTTAGGGGCCTAatacaaaatatgatatttttataaaaaattatatgtaaattgatATTATTCAAAATTGGGGCCCTTTTCTTGTAGAAAATAAtggcatttaaaaaaattatgggtCTTTTTAATTGGGGGACCTAGGTGTAACATGTCGcccttgagggcatgttacaagctaggttggTGCTCGGTCAGAGACGCACACGAGGGTGCAAGccggtgagcatgctgatgcctagtttgtacggcagtgacattttcgtaaatatcttcaatattgtcCGGAAATGAACGGGACTTGGTTGTCCCCATATTGATGGGTTAATGAACGCAATGGTACAATCGGATTCGGGAGATTCGAATAATTGGCGAGttgagagccaaatatgtctcacatgcaaaaatcatatatgtttatGGTAGAAGACTAATGCTTTGTTTGTtaaagttgaaaaatggaaggaaAGAAAGATTTTGAGAGAAAAGTGGGGAGAAGTAAATAAGTGGGGTAGTTCGGTAAGAGAGAAGATGGAGAGGAAAAGAAAAAATTTGGTGGGGCCCATTTGAAATATTTTCTCTCCAAATCAAAGAGAAAACCGAGTGGAAACAAGTGCTTTGTAATTGATAATTAATTGACCAATATAACCTTGAAAAGTTGAGTAAACATAGGGTATTATATATAGTTGTTTCAGTTGTATATTTTCTTGGCGccaaagaaaagagggaaaaagaaaagggaaagtgAGTGTGAAGAAAGAAATTGTTGGGCTTGTTTGCACTCACTGGAAGGTATATCTAGATTTATCTCAAGATTTTAACTTAATACTTTATCAATGAACTAtgtatattcatttatttttctgTGTTGTGTGCATTGGTTTCGTACCCAAAACTGAGATTGCAGATTTTTGTGTGGATCCTTAAACTATTTCTTATTTTGTCATTGATAGAAATCCTTATAAACTAATGTATTTATTCACTGTGTAGACTTTTGTGTGTAGTGTGAGTCTTTATTGCTTGCAAGATTTTGTTAAAAGCAACTAACAGaacacccttaaaaacaaaaGTACCCACAACAACAATGACTTTTTCTTTAGTTCCTGTATATTTGTCATCACTAATTTTATTGTCCATGAAAACACAACAATTACTCTTTCTGAAATGGATCACAATTATTGCCCAATTTTAGAGTGGACAAATTTGAAATATAATACAACCATACCATTAATATACTCTATGGTATCACATCCAGTGATAGGTCAAAGCATTTTAAGGAGAGAACTCCTGAAAACTTTTTGACAATACTAATATTCATAGGATTTCTTAAGAATTATCCACATTAGTGTTAGGTGTAAGAGTAGCTACCTTAGAATATTATGTGACCTTTCTTCATAGTCTCTCAATTATTCTAAAGTGGAGGCTTTAAATTTTTAATCATCATTTAATGAATCAATTTCTTAACGAAAAACAATGTTGGATTAGTGGAGTGATCCATAATTTGATTATTTAGGCATAGGTTGTTGAAAGCAAACAATAACAACACTATCATTACTAATAATTAAAATTCAAAGAATTATAAATGTTTATAGTCAGTTTGTttgaacaaaaaaatatattatatataagtaaAATAAATAGGTTAGTATcctataaaagaaaatataaatagTTTTTAGTAGTTAGTATTTACGTTTCAATGATGCTTAAATTTTATTGAAGGAAACATTGTTATTTGTTTCATATTTCTTCCTCGTCTTTTGGTAAACTTAGGAATTCTATAGTTTAATAGGATGCCTTTTAGTACCCTATAACATAATGTCTTTTCAACTTTGATGCCATTTATTAGAACTTGTGATAATCATTTAATGGATGAAGAGAAAGCATGGGAATGGGAAGGAAATGAGTTGGATGACAATTTAGTAGAAGAGGAAGACATTCAAGTAGATGATTGGGAAAGACAAAGACGTATGACTACTGTAAAAGTTGTCTGTGAAATGGTTCATATAACATCGATGATGAAATTATACCTGTGTTCAAATTATGTTGATAGAAATATTGGAAGAAATGGTGGAGACAGAGAAAATGTGAGAAGAGAATTAATGTCTCAAATTATTAATAATGAGAAATATTGTCGAGACATACTTCGCATGAGACCAGAAGCATTTGTTAGGTTGTGTGAATTACTTCGAGGTACTGGTAGGCTTATAGATAACAAGAACTCAATGGTAGAGGAGCAAGTAGCTAAGTTTTTATATGTTTTTGCACATAATGCGAAAAATCGTGCCCTTGCTTTCTTTTTCGTCGTTCTGGAGAGACAATAAGCAGACATTTTCATGAGGTGCTACGAGCAATTATTATCTTAGAAGACCAGTTTTTAAGACAACCAAATGGTATAGAAGTTCCACAAGAAATACTTAACAATTCCAGATTCTATCCATACTTCAAGGTTAAGTTTTAACTATGACCTTTTTAAGGATAAGTTATATTACATTGGCTTTTTTTTAGAATTGAAGAGGTCTGAATATAGAATAATTTCAGGATTGTGTTGGGGCTATTGACGGAACTCATATTCGAGTGAAAGTGTCTAGGGAGGAGGCACCACGTTATCATGGAAGGAAAGAACATACTACACAAAATGTAATGGCAGCTTGTGGATTTGATATGAGATTTACTTACGTGCTACCTGGATGGGAAGGAACAGTATCTGACTCGAGAATCATAAAAAATGCTTTCCAAAGAAAGGATAAGCTTATTATTCCCGAGGGTAAATATTATAGATCTTTAGTATGTTAAATAGTAAATAGATATGAAGTAATAAgctaactaattttattttcatagGAAAATTTTATTTGGTTGATGCGGGATACATGTTACGAAGTGGTCTTATTACACCTTACAGAGGAGTGCGTTACCATTTAAAAGAGTATTCAAAACACGCTCCTGAAAATTGTCAAGAATTGTTTAATCTTCGTCATGCTGCACTACGCAATGTCATAGAAAGAACATTTGGGGTGCTTAAGAAATGATTTCCGATAATTTCTAATGGGACAGAACCTAATTATCCAGTTGAAGTAGTTACAGAGATTGTATTAGCATGTTATATATTACATAACTACCTCATGGGTGTGAATCCtgatgaaaatatatttaatcaaGTTGATGAAGAGCTTGTGAATAGTCAACTAGAATCAAATAATGTTTGCTCAACCCAAATAGATGGTGAAGATTCAAGACAAGGGGCAATCATAAGGAACGATATAGCACAAGAGATGTGGCAAGCTTATATCCAAGAAAAGGAATGATGGATCCTTTATTGgtatttaaaaagtattttacTGAacattacatgtataatattatctagctttttcttttgtttttatgATATTATCTTCTATGTAGTTTGTCTTTTAGTGGATGCATTTTTAAAGTATAGAATGATGCAACATGgacattttatatattataattatgtgtCTTTAATTAACTTCCTGTGGTGTGATTTTTTTCTTCGCATGTAGTTGGTTCAAAATGACAAAGAAATTGAAGACAACTCATGAAAATGGTGAAGAAACAAAAAAGGATAATGTCAAGTGGTCTCAACAAATGGATATTGTGTTAATTGATGCATTGTTGGAGCAACAAGCAAATGGAAATAGAGTGGATGGAACTTTTACAACAACGGCCTACAATAATGTTTTGAAAATTTGTAGAGATAAGCTCAAGTATCCTTTTGATAAAGAACACTTGAAAAATCGGATGAAAACTTTAAAAGCTAATTTTAATGCATGTCATGATCTTTTCAAAGGCTTAAGTGGATTTTCTTGGAATTCAAATACCAAGTTGTTTGAAGCAGAGCCAGAAGTATGGACAATTCTTATAGAGGTTAGTCAAAATGCAATTAAAATGTATTTATGTTTACTACATATTGGTAATTTAGTATTTCttacattttaatttttttctacaGTCTAAACCAAGTGCAAAGAAATGGAGGCATACAGAAATTCATCACTATGATAAACTAAGTGAGCTATTTGCAAAAGATAGAGCTAATGGTGTAGGTGCTGTTAGTTCCAAAGAGAAAGTTCAACAATGGGAAAAGGAAAGTAACTGTAATCAATTTGTGAATGTTGAAAACTTAGATAAAGTAACAAGTGATTGTTTTGAATCATTATCTCCACAATGCAACTCCCAAGTTAATAACGCTACAAAGGGTGTTAAAAGAAAGGCATCCATGATAGAATCCCTTGACAAATATGCTGAAAATCTTCAATCTGGTTTAACAAGTGTTGCTGATGCACTTAGAAAGGGAAATATCATTGCTGAAAGAGGTCGATTGCGCATATATTCAGAGGAAGAAGTTTATGCTGAGTTGCTTAACATTGAAGTTCCAGAACATCTACAACTTGATGCCTTTCTATTCTTGATTAAAAGTGCAATGAAAATGCGGGCTTTTTTTGCAGTTCCAAAAGAACGTCGTTATGAATTACTGCTAAAGTTAATGTTTCCAAGTGGACAATCTTCAAGTTAGGACACTTCTAAATGGTATTATCTTTATTGAGGGTGCTAGCTAAATTACTCATGCAAGTGAACTTAATAATTGGTTAAATTGTAACCAGAAGCATGGACTTTTGATAGTCTTTGATATGTATATAGATATCTATGTGACTTGCTTAAAATTAGGATTTCTTTTCTAATATctatttagttgaaatgtgtaaTTAGGTGATCTTTGAAGAACTTTAGGCTttgtgttaatcatatatattttgtaattgaCAAACAAACAGTTGACAATATATACTATCATTTACGCTAAACCCAactatttgttttatttttataattagttagaaatattattattcttttatattaatattaatgtaGGGGTAAAAGTGTAAAAAACAATTCTCTtatctcaattttaattataataataaataaatatataattttttttttctattttctttccACTCTTTCTACCAAACATACATGAGAGAAAATACATTTACTCTCTTTCATTTACCTTTTCTTTCCCTTATACTTTTTCTCCCCATCCTATTTTCTATCCACTCTACCAAACataggctaaaagctcagaagacTCTTTGTAGGGAGAGCACctagtgtcagctctccaccacctcCTGACACAGGTGCGTCAAGTGAAATACTACTAGTTAGGAGggctagtagggcgggcatatgaggaccacgaggggactcatatgtttCCATGAGTatgagtactcatggacattatcgGGTTGCCCCGACAGTGCattgaagtgtgctgccagaggtttatggGTACAATTCCCTTGGCTTGTCGGTATGCCGCTTTCATCCAACaaggcccaaaccttcgagagacgTCGTGGCATGCCATGGCCACGAGTCTTGACACAAGATGGCACGAGAAGTCATTCGTGAGACTTGTTAGCAAGCAgacattggagggtgcactatgcttgagtgggaagaggtccagtgtgtgctactagtctggcagctagtCTTGAGGACTAGCCAACATGATTAAAGGCATGGTGCCttaaggattggaccatggacagATGAGAGACCTTGGGCCGTGATGGGAACTATTCACATGCTATCAAATGGGGCATGACGAGAGGCGTTGGCATGTCATCTTGTTGTTGGCTTTTGGCtacacatgctaccttggcttgtAAATGTTTGGGTGAGCATCAATGTTGGAATTTgtcttgccatagtgagaacctatggacagtgtgagtgtcttggctagagaGCCTTGATGCATGGATGCACTCATAGATGCCTGAAAGCGTGACTCagtgagagttgttcgagagacggaagtgtgtagAGGCACACGGTCGAGCAAAAAATATGCCCATTGTTAtctgaatggttggaaggctgaccttggctcagaggagtcaagatATCGCATGGGCATTTCCattgtcaaaatgtcagcccgtgacagttggtatcaaagccaggTTCATCTTAAGTTGGGGTGAATTTGGTTGGCCCATCATAGAGTGGATGTAGGCATAAAGAAGGATCAAGAAGGTCCAAATGCTTGAACATATGTCATTGAGCCTTTTGGTCATCTAGAAAGGATCAAGAGGCTGAGACGAgatgagacttggttgctcttcttcgTGGGAATACTGGACATTCTAGAGAGGGGACAAGTTATGGTTGCTTCGTATCAAAAGTTTAgtgatgctagaaagacaacTACCATAGGTGATTTTGGAGGGGTGCTACATTAGAGTTggaacttgttgacatgagacaagGTTTGATTGAGAGGTCAAGGTTGTATCTTGGTTCACTACTGCTTGAGTGACAGTGTAAGTCCCACAGAGCATTGTTGTTGAAAAGGAAACTTGTACGAGAGAGTGTGGAAGCATGGTAGTGGTCGTCAAATGCTTTGTATTCACGACAGTGGTCGAGAGTGGACATCTTTGAAGATTCAGATAAATATGAATATGAAACGCTTTAGTTTCTACTTGTGTGCAAAAGGGCATCACATGGAGACTAAGGTGGTAATGGCCGCAATTGCCAGAGGATATTCATACTTGAAAGTGTTTACATGTTATCTTGTTTTGACCCGGAGAGAAGGCGCCGAGACAATGGAGTAGGACATGTTGGCTCATAGAGATGTTAACTAGTGCGAGCAACACTAAGGCATTGTAAGAAATGCTAAGTTGTGGAATGTATGCATCAAAGGCCAGCTGGGCCGAGTTAACCGTGCGCGGATGTCAGAATAGTACTAGAGTTTCTTGAGTGTTGGAGGGCTGCATCAAGGAAACTTAGTACAGCAAGAGGGCTTAAGGAGGCCAAGATGGTGCTAGAGTTTAAATGCGGGCTGGAGGGCCTTGCTATTGGGGCTTAGTGACCGTATGAGCCTATAGAAGCTGAGAAGTTGTGCTAGAGTTTGTATGTGGCCAGAGGGTTGCATTGAGAGAATCTTAGTGCTTCTTGGAAGCCCGAAGGGGTGAGATGCCAGTATGGATCAAATGGAAAGCTATGTGAATAGTGC
The genomic region above belongs to Humulus lupulus chromosome 1, drHumLupu1.1, whole genome shotgun sequence and contains:
- the LOC133791518 gene encoding uncharacterized protein At2g29880-like, whose protein sequence is MGVNPDENIFNQVDEELVNSQLESNNVCSTQIDGEDSRQGAIIRNDIAQEMCWFKMTKKLKTTHENGEETKKDNVKWSQQMDIVLIDALLEQQANGNRVDGTFTTTAYNNVLKICRDKLKYPFDKEHLKNRMKTLKANFNACHDLFKGLSGFSWNSNTKLFEAEPEVWTILIESKPSAKKWRHTEIHHYDKLSELFAKDRANGVGAVSSKEKVQQWEKESNCNQFVNVENLDKVTSDCFESLSPQCNSQVNNATKGVKRKASMIESLDKYAENLQSGLTSVADALRKGNIIAERGRLRIYSEEEVYAELLNIEVPEHLQLDAFLFLIKSAMKMRAFFAVPKERRYELLLKLMFPSGQSSS
- the LOC133791463 gene encoding uncharacterized protein LOC133791463, encoding MDEEKAWEWEGNELDDNLVEEEDIQVDDWERQRRMTTVKVVCEMVHITSMMKLYLCSNYVDRNIGRNGGDRENVRRELMSQIINNEKYCRDILRMRPEAFVRLCELLRGTGRLIDNKNSMVEEQDCVGAIDGTHIRVKVSREEAPRYHGRKEHTTQNVMAACGFDMRFTYVLPGWEGTVSDSRIIKNAFQRKDKLIIPEGKFYLVDAGYMLRSGLITPYRGVRYHLKEYSKHAPENCQELFNLRHAALRNVIERTFGVLKK